AGAACGATCATTGAATTTGGCGCGTCATAATCTCATAAATTCCATAGAGAGTTAAGATTTAAACgatgtagatatatatatatctataaaattcAAATGCTTTATCCGAAAAATTGTGTTTTGCATTTATGGCGATGCAAGCCAAATATTGCAAtaattgtatgtttattttattgaataataatgtTATGCACTGTacataaaatcaatttattttaataataaattaataattaacggaACAATGTTATTTTTACACTTTACATCCCGTCGATCTACTTTTAGTCATTTGTTaaactactaccatctattgcaATACCAACCTGTCTGCTTGCAATCGTTCAAGTCCATAATCCttctgcccagcagtggactgttataagctaaAGATGATTAAATTggctttattttttacttaacaaaggctataaattaatattttgaaacctccaagaacattattttattattttatctattcatTCGCTTCAGGCAACTAGGCCCAAATACAACGCATATAATactatacaaattattttggtgcTGGGGTAATAAGTATCTTTTGCCAACTCCAGGTTGCAAGCTAAATTATAATATGAGCCAAAACAGTTTGAACCTTTTTGTATCGAAGCTGGCATAACGACCCGCAATTCGATTTTGTTTAACTCCGAATACGGCTCAGCAGTTTTCAATGTTATACATTGAAAACTGCTGAGTGAATACACTTGAAAATTCTCGAATTATCGGTTTATGGGTTAATCTGTTACCATTAGCACAGCCTTAGCACTTACCAGCATGGGTGGtgggttttataaaaaaaaaaacactggaaCTAGTTGCGTAGCATATTATAATCAATGTTggataaatatatagatacagaTCTTTGAAGTTACACCGTACGTACAGTATATAGTTATGTTACTTAGTTATGCTAATCGAGAGGATTGACTATTTGTCGTCTTCGAAATTCACTTGAACCTCGGGCTCGAGTCGGCTGTGTTTGATGAGTTTATCGTCTGACATTTCTTGTTTTAACTCGTGCTGAAACAAAGGAAAGAAAgttgagtaaataaataagtatatatactccgacaatacacacatcgccatctagcccccaagtaagcgtagcttatgttatgtgtactaagatgtctgatgaaattatttttatgaataatgaatgaattaatgaatacactttaattgtacatctcagagaaaatttacagagatacaattacaacatcacaataaggtagaacgtacaatttggcgtgaataatatatatatatatatatatatatacctgcaatatacataaatactgcagataaacatccatacactgaaaaacattcatgtttatcacacaaacaattttcagttgtgggaatcgaacacacagccttggattcagaaagcagggtcgatgaccattgcgccaatcggccgaccaTTATTCATAgaggaaaaaaattaattaatcactAACGAAGGGCTAGTTTTAGGCTTGAAGTGTCGCCGAAGGTCTCCACGAGTTGGGATCGGATTTagtgatataaattatttaaaaaaaaattactatttcgAAGAAAACCTACGAAGAAGTGCCGGCAGAGCCTCACAAACTGACCACGGTCGAATTCTGCCAGTAGATCTCGTTCCACCGGACCGGTCAGTAACATCGCTAGCACGCACAATATCATCAGTGTCTTACAGCCTGATATaaacaagaaaacaaaccaAGTGCCGGCAGAGTATCGCGAACAGTCACCACTTGAACACTGCCGCTGGGGATTTATTTTCGCCGGACCAGTCCCTGTTTAACTTAACTTGGGCGGACCTGATATAAAGAAGAAAACTTACCATTATGTGCCGGCAGATCCTCGTGAACTTTTACGTCGTACCGGTATCGACTGAACGTCAATTGGGTGGACACCACAGCTGCTAGTACTGACAGCGTCATCACTGTCATACACCTGATATACAGAAGAACGCTTACCAAAAAGTGCCGGCAGAGTCTAGCAAACTGTCCACAGTCGAACACTGCCGCTGGAGATCTCTTCCCGCCGGACCAGTCCCGGCTGAACGTCACCTGGCCTGACACGAACGCTGCCAATAGCACGCACAGCACCACCATTGTCACACACCTGGGCAGATAATACGATGTATATATTCCATGATTCCATGGAAGTATATTAGGAAACCAGATAATCGTTTCTTGGTATGGTTATCCAGGTTTCTACCTAAATTCCACTGATACTGACAACTGCGACCAAAATCAAACTCAAACGCTACTAAAACCAGTGTTTTCATCATTTCAACTAGTTCAGATAGCATATTTTACATGAAGCTGGCACAACTCATTAATATCATAGGaacacaaataattttattactacacTCTTGTTATGCTGAGAGCTTTGGAGTCGTGGGCATTTGATTGCCAATCTAAGCGCATTAATTTTAGAACTTCACTACAAACACGGGGCTACCCTAATTGAAATGTAAGTTAAATTGAAGCAACAACGTTTAATTTTCTACTTCTATTAAACTATTAGAGTTATTTCTGCAAATATTCCACACTTAATCTTACTAAAGATAAACTGAAAACTTATTCAATTTTTGACCAATGAAATTTATAAACCTAGaatttatttcatgtttgtcgaaaacaatttttgaccaatgaaatttataaacctagaatttatttcatcaaatatgtaattgtttgaacaaaaaaaaattactttgatTTTGATTAGCTGTCTAGGAAAAGCGgtagatcattttaaaaacgATAGATACCTGCACCAAACGGTATGCATTTTCCCCAAGCGCAATCGTTTGAACAGCCACGGACGCTTGAACAGTTTTGATCGCGAacaaatatgaaatgaaattgaaGAATATCTAAGATGTGTTACCCTTATATATCTCTTTGTAATGTATTGTATTGTACTGCGCATCTCCATGCCGGATCAGAGGACGCGTGGGTACGTGCTGGGAATTGCCAAGCGTGATCGTCACCTGAAAGATACTTTTATTGCTAGCATTTTGCGACGATATTGAATTCATTCGCGTTATCTACTAAATGAATTTGCAGTTAAGCCTTTATGATCTTACCATCTGTTGCGCGCGTTCTTCGGCcgcgtttgtttcggttttttacaaatcccatgggaacctttttcttttcctgggataaaaagtagcatatgatattctctgtcctttcaactaactctatgccaaatatctggttgattggttgcttagggaAGGGAAATTGAaggaacatacaaacatacaaacaaacaaacgtctTTTTAAACAACGCTCATAGAAAATGGGGTATATAATTACTAGATAACCATccatgttatgtgcgttttaagcaatttaaatatcactggtttcaatgtgaggaaacctgaatccCTGAGAGCTCtctattatgttctcaaaggtgtgtgaagtccaccaatccgcactgagccagcatcgtggactacggcctcttctcattgcggaaggagacctgtgccctgtagtggaagAACATAATGGTTTGATATAGTGATAATGAACCACCCATGagttaaataaatcatcatctgTCTGCGCCTTTTCTCATCATCTGGGGTCGGCTCTCCTTGTCCGTTTCCTCCATTCCAGGCGGTTTTGAGCGGTTTCCGCGTTAAGGTTATTTAGCTTCAGGTCATTTTGGACCGTCGTGAACCAGGAGGCCAAAACCAGGGGGGTCTTCCGCGCCCACCCTTCGTCGTACTCGTCGGTAtgtataacttaaataaataaaaaaatatatatatactacgacattcgCACAattcatctagccccaaagtaagcgtagcttgtgttatgggtacttaaatgactgatgaatatttttgtgaataaaatacataaataattagaatatacatataaacactgaaaaatattcatgtgtCACTAATATTCTTGATATgaagcaattattataattttgaatagcGTATCGCCGTGTTTCTCTGTAGCTCAtgagtggatttttttttttcttttatttgaattttttctggACTCGTCTTCAAGCTTTTAatggggctagttaccaccctaccggcaaagacgtgccgctaggcgatttagcgttccattacgatgccgcttagaaaccgataagggttttatataacagccatacccctaacaggttagccggttACCAATTATTGTCGATTTCACTACAGACGAACGAACAAGGCAATCTCTAAAtaaataacgcctaatctaaggagattcctaggagtacatcaaccgttcaccaatagtaaTCACCTAAGTATTGGTAAAAGGTTTTTTTCTATACACATCGCCTAAATCGTAACGTACGCTATTGGATGAAAACGGGTATGAGacttttccatcatcatcattataaactaCCACCCAAATTGCAGTGTAAGTTtccatttaaaagtaaactaaaataattacaattcaaaacacatttacacgtgtatgtgtgtggaTTATAATTGGTAGATTATTGTTTTGATATTACCTAGTGCCATTACGGTTTTAGATAAACCTCTATCGATTTCAGTTATACAATCGGAATTTTTCCCTTTGCAAACTTTGGTAAAATGGAGGAGGGAATTGTTTGGATTAAAAACTGCGCGATAAGCTTGAAATAAACTGATAAAGGTATAAAAGGAATATTATTAGATGTAAAAATTCCTTTGAACCTTTCTGTCTGCGGTGCGACAATACTGCCCTGAGAGGTAACAGGTGTCACAACAAACACCCTTTGTGAACTGATCGGTTATTTATGTGTGCGGTACAGAATAAACCTATTGAATAGCTTAAACCTCAAAGCAGAGGTGGACGTGTAACTAAAGGTTTAAGGTAGGTATGATCTTAAATATATgggtatttacttaaatattgtgCAGCGGTCAGTTGTGGCCTTTTGACAGGTTCTGGGTTAGATTCCCAGCGGGTGCCAGTTTTTACTAATCATAAAGAATCCAAACTGCTCCTAtcgcagcgctcaccactgagcTATAGAGGTCGTCAGTTTTTTGGTGTATTGTATCTAGGTATACTAAAATAAGTTTtgctgtttttaaattaattttgtgtttTAGAAAGCGAGGAGTATGTAGTAGTAAAGTAGGTACACCGGTACCTAGAGTGTGAAAAATAAATCTAGAAGTTGTAATTTTACCTTTCCTGAGTTTTAATCATCCAAAAGGATTGCGTGTCTATTGGacctttatttatatctaaCGTGGTTgttcaatttcaaaataaataaggtCTTGCGGTTAACAAGGGCCACCTTAATTTAAAGCTTaataaatggttaaaataaaaataaaatccaaatcatagcctcataatctcattcattacaataaaattgagattatttgtaaataataattaaactacatcttataatatcgtgaaaagtaataggcttctattcctcaaaatactgaagtctataaacaaaaacaactcgataagtgaagtatttcgctcgatATCGTGACCACAAAATACGtcgatccgcacatacagacacacggacgtccaagacagaacttttttaaacaattttttaattagtttaaataataaaaagagatttaaaaatatcatgagtgttaaacaaattgttttttttggatttgtctatttatattcacttaataagcaataaaaaataaaaaagtgacattttaagttggagaatcact
This sequence is a window from Pararge aegeria chromosome 1, ilParAegt1.1, whole genome shotgun sequence. Protein-coding genes within it:
- the LOC120626209 gene encoding uncharacterized protein LOC120626209 → MHTVWCRCVTMVVLCVLLAAFVSGQVTFSRDWSGGKRSPAAVFDCGQFARLCRHFLHELKQEMSDDKLIKHSRLEPEVQVNFEDDK